From a region of the Triticum aestivum cultivar Chinese Spring chromosome 7D, IWGSC CS RefSeq v2.1, whole genome shotgun sequence genome:
- the LOC123164872 gene encoding uncharacterized protein, translated as MATVASRLLRAARNASLASRTAAAAASRASRSARAPAAAAARAARLASASDTVALRDSCPTRGDASGTKPRGRDAPRFCLVEYLSSAEYKRLPDDVKYPTEPYGPCMSAGARLITRNATVPTWLAGSKYSDAMQRMRTTGTAIFLQTQRKRPFSFGKEKRSNYFFQKARTSRTSMSGICRRN; from the exons ATGGCAACGGTGGCATCGAGGCTCCTGCGGGCCGCCCGCAACGCATCCCTCGCATCTCGCACCGCTGCTGCTGCCGCATCTCGCGCCTCCCGGTCAGCGcgtgcgcccgccgccgccgccgctcgcgccgcccGCTTAGCCTCGGCCTCAGACACCGTAGCTCTCCGCGACAGCTGCCCAACTCGCGGCGATGCCTCCGGCACGAAGCCCCGTGGCCGTGACGCTCCCCGCTTCTGCCTCGTCGAATACCTTTCCAGCGCCGAGTACAAGCGCTTGCCAG ATGATGTCAAGTACCCGACGGAGCCCTATGGGCCATGTATGAGTGCTGGTGCAAGGCTCATAACGAGGAACGCGACCGTGCCGACATGGCTCGCCGGTTCAAAATATTCAGATGCAATGCAGAGGATGCGCACCACTGGAACAGCCATCTTCCTCCAGACCCAGAGGAAGCGGCCGTTCTCCTTCGGAAAAGAGAAGAGGTCAAATTACTTCTTTCAAAAGGCGAGGACGTCTCGCACTTCGATGAGTGGCATCTGCCGACGGAATTAG